A single Leptospira barantonii DNA region contains:
- a CDS encoding acetoacetate--CoA ligase → MHQELWAPSSERIESSNLTRYKKFLKEKKNLNLTTFEELRAWSVKDIGAFWESIWEFSETVHSQKYETAYRKAENFTDSRFFPGAKLNFAENLLRRNDSFPALIYRGEDGSRREISYAELRSYVGAVAQDLKKRGVVPGDRVAGLMPNVPETVIAMLATTSIGAIWSSCSPDFGAKGVLDRFGQIAPKVLFTTDRYAFKGKDLSLAENLTQILASIPSLEAVIVSDYKKGFLHFKEGTKTTVPEDYPKKNIHFLESVLKENQDAALEFYQTGFDHPVYIMYSSGTTGLPKCMVQGAGVFINHWKELVLHSDLKPDERIFYYTTCGWMMWNWLVSSLSVGATIVLFDGNPFHPGPEILFQIAAEERINVFGVGAKYILTLEKSGYQPKGLDLSPMRAVLSTGSPLTSIGFQYVYQNWKKDLQLSSISGGTDLNGCFALGNPILPVYEGEIQCRGLGMDVEIWNESGKSVTEEKGELVCKQPFPSMPLYFWKDPEGKKYKSAYFESFPGVWCHGDFAELKKNGGLVVYGRSDATLNPGGVRIGTADLYSLIETFPEIADSVIIGQDWKEDVRIVLFLKMAPGKILNDSLVQTLKKEIKDKVSPRHVPSKILAVADIPYTINMKKVEIAVKRTVQGEPVTNREALSNPESLEYYKNLSELLED, encoded by the coding sequence ATGCATCAAGAGTTATGGGCGCCTTCATCCGAACGAATCGAATCCTCCAATCTAACCCGTTATAAAAAATTTCTTAAAGAAAAAAAGAATCTCAATCTAACCACGTTTGAAGAACTCAGGGCCTGGTCCGTAAAGGATATAGGCGCGTTCTGGGAAAGTATTTGGGAATTTTCCGAAACGGTCCATTCTCAAAAATACGAAACGGCCTATCGCAAAGCGGAGAATTTTACGGATTCCCGATTTTTTCCGGGGGCCAAACTGAATTTTGCGGAGAATCTACTCCGAAGAAACGATTCTTTTCCCGCTCTGATTTATAGAGGAGAGGACGGATCGAGAAGGGAGATCAGTTATGCGGAATTGCGTTCCTATGTCGGGGCCGTCGCGCAGGATCTGAAAAAAAGGGGAGTGGTTCCCGGCGATCGAGTAGCCGGTCTTATGCCTAACGTTCCAGAAACCGTGATCGCGATGCTCGCGACAACTTCGATCGGGGCGATCTGGAGTTCTTGTTCCCCGGACTTTGGAGCCAAAGGTGTGTTGGATCGTTTTGGTCAAATTGCACCCAAGGTATTGTTTACCACGGATCGATACGCTTTCAAAGGAAAGGATCTTTCACTTGCGGAGAATTTAACTCAGATTCTCGCTTCCATACCGTCTCTTGAAGCCGTAATCGTATCGGATTACAAAAAAGGATTTTTGCATTTCAAAGAAGGCACAAAGACTACCGTACCGGAAGATTATCCAAAGAAGAATATTCATTTTTTAGAAAGTGTTCTCAAGGAGAATCAAGACGCGGCTCTTGAATTTTATCAAACCGGTTTCGATCATCCGGTTTATATCATGTATTCTTCGGGAACGACGGGGCTCCCGAAATGTATGGTGCAGGGAGCAGGAGTATTCATCAATCACTGGAAGGAATTGGTTCTTCATTCCGACCTCAAACCCGATGAAAGAATTTTTTATTATACGACATGCGGTTGGATGATGTGGAACTGGCTCGTGAGTTCTTTGTCCGTCGGCGCCACGATCGTTTTGTTTGATGGAAATCCGTTTCATCCGGGACCGGAAATTCTTTTTCAAATCGCGGCAGAAGAAAGGATAAACGTCTTCGGGGTCGGAGCGAAATACATTCTTACCTTGGAAAAATCGGGTTATCAACCGAAGGGATTGGACCTAAGTCCGATGCGCGCGGTTTTATCCACGGGTTCGCCTTTGACATCGATCGGTTTTCAATACGTATATCAAAATTGGAAAAAGGATCTTCAACTTTCTTCGATCTCCGGCGGAACCGATCTCAACGGTTGTTTCGCTTTGGGGAATCCGATCCTTCCCGTTTACGAAGGTGAGATCCAGTGCAGAGGACTCGGCATGGACGTGGAGATATGGAACGAATCCGGAAAATCCGTAACGGAAGAAAAGGGAGAACTCGTTTGCAAACAACCGTTTCCATCGATGCCTTTGTATTTTTGGAAAGATCCCGAAGGAAAAAAATATAAGTCCGCATACTTCGAAAGTTTTCCAGGAGTTTGGTGCCATGGCGACTTCGCGGAGCTAAAGAAGAATGGGGGACTTGTCGTTTACGGAAGATCGGATGCGACCCTCAATCCCGGAGGAGTGAGAATCGGCACCGCTGATCTTTACAGTTTGATCGAAACGTTTCCTGAGATCGCGGACTCCGTCATCATCGGACAGGATTGGAAAGAAGACGTAAGAATCGTTTTGTTTTTAAAGATGGCGCCCGGAAAAATCTTGAACGATTCTTTGGTTCAAACCTTAAAAAAGGAAATCAAGGATAAGGTTTCGCCGAGACATGTTCCTTCTAAAATTCTTGCGGTTGCGGATATACCGTATACGATCAATATGAAAAAAGTGGAGATCGCGGTAAAAAGAACCGTTCAAGGAGAACCCGTTACGAACAGGGAAGCTCTTAGCAATCCGGAAAGTTTAGAATATTATAAAAATCTTTCGGAGTTGCTGGAAGACTGA
- a CDS encoding rod shape-determining protein gives MIFDNLYALFSNDMGIDLGTANTLVHVKGQGIVLSEPSVVAVHAATGKVLAVGQEAKRMLGRTPGEIVAIRPMKDGVIADFETVEKMIRYFIAKVHNRTTFVKPRIVIGVPSGITEVERRAVRESAEQAGAREIFLIEEALAAAIGANIPINEPAGNMIVDIGGGTTEIAVISLGGMVIAESIRTGGDEFDEAIIKYLRNQYNLVVGERTAEDIKLTIGNAYPEKKAETMEVRGRDAISGLPRTLELESNEIRKALKEPTDEILDGIKRVLERTPPELASDIVERGIVLTGGGCLLRGLETYLSKETGVPVFRAENPLTCVVLGTGKYLDELKYIKPGIR, from the coding sequence ATGATATTTGATAATCTCTATGCCCTCTTTTCCAACGATATGGGAATCGACCTGGGGACGGCAAATACTCTGGTGCATGTAAAAGGACAAGGGATCGTTCTTTCCGAACCTTCCGTAGTTGCGGTTCACGCGGCTACCGGTAAAGTTCTCGCAGTAGGGCAAGAAGCAAAACGTATGCTTGGTAGAACACCCGGCGAGATCGTTGCGATCCGCCCGATGAAAGACGGGGTAATCGCCGACTTCGAAACCGTCGAAAAAATGATCCGTTATTTTATCGCAAAAGTGCACAACCGCACAACTTTCGTAAAACCGAGAATCGTAATCGGAGTTCCGTCCGGAATTACCGAGGTGGAAAGACGCGCCGTTCGTGAATCCGCGGAACAGGCCGGAGCCAGAGAAATCTTTTTGATCGAAGAAGCGCTTGCGGCGGCGATCGGAGCAAACATTCCGATCAACGAACCTGCGGGAAACATGATCGTGGACATCGGCGGTGGAACTACCGAGATCGCGGTCATTTCCTTGGGGGGAATGGTAATCGCGGAATCCATCCGTACGGGTGGGGACGAATTCGACGAAGCAATCATCAAATATCTCAGAAACCAATACAACCTGGTCGTCGGGGAAAGAACCGCGGAAGATATCAAACTTACGATCGGAAACGCTTATCCTGAAAAGAAAGCGGAGACGATGGAAGTGCGCGGTAGGGATGCGATTTCCGGTTTACCAAGAACCTTGGAACTCGAGTCCAATGAAATCCGTAAGGCTCTCAAAGAACCGACCGATGAAATCTTAGATGGAATCAAACGAGTTCTGGAAAGAACTCCACCCGAGCTCGCATCGGATATCGTGGAAAGAGGAATCGTTCTTACCGGAGGCGGTTGTCTCTTGAGAGGACTCGAAACGTATCTTTCCAAAGAAACGGGCGTTCCCGTTTTCCGTGCGGAAAACCCTCTTACCTGCGTGGTACTCGGAACCGGAAAGTATCTCGACGAGTTGAAATACATCAAACCGGGAATTCGTTAA
- the rodA gene encoding rod shape-determining protein RodA, translated as MKPDKSIEKIDYFLVISVVIVVLCSVLTLYSQEVNFEDGPGKWYRQLFYFIIGLVIMYFVSRVNYQLLGAYALVIYVFTVFLLMITLIPGIGHLPSGRGARSWLKLGPIGIQASEFAKLSTVILLGQFMVLKEKDMKNLVVLSIPFVIVIVPMIFILLQPDFGTAVSFLPILFTMLFLGGADILHIGSLLAFGGITLMVPMFVEYSRLTLINDISDFLQRTGKTDLLSVVNRLGGKIWLALDGKDLKAANLTPKTLNALKEVVDQVVEVEGGFFFKILSNQKLLLTFGAIFLIASLVMVGIRIARGSRTLRQYYIPLGILGISLISAVIVMKTVPFRENQVVRLTAFLNPEEFKQGAGYQLRASKPAVGSGRFFGKGIMNAEMTEGRIPHVPESSTDFIFASWAEQTGFLGSVFLLFFLFSIPLRGLQISYESKDRFGSLLASGIVALLFYHMAINIGIVIGLMPVTGIPLSFMSYGGSHLIMSMTAVGIILSIKSRKHAN; from the coding sequence TTGAAGCCAGATAAGTCCATTGAAAAGATCGATTACTTTTTGGTGATCTCCGTCGTAATCGTAGTTCTTTGTAGCGTACTGACTCTTTACAGTCAGGAAGTCAATTTCGAAGACGGACCCGGAAAGTGGTATCGTCAGTTGTTTTATTTTATCATCGGCCTTGTGATCATGTATTTCGTATCTCGCGTCAACTATCAGTTGTTAGGCGCTTACGCTCTCGTGATCTATGTGTTTACGGTTTTTCTTTTGATGATCACTTTGATTCCGGGGATCGGACATTTACCTTCGGGAAGAGGGGCTCGTTCTTGGCTTAAACTCGGACCGATCGGGATCCAAGCCTCGGAGTTCGCAAAACTATCCACGGTGATTCTTTTGGGACAGTTTATGGTTCTCAAAGAAAAGGATATGAAGAACCTCGTCGTTCTTTCGATTCCGTTCGTAATCGTGATCGTTCCGATGATTTTTATTCTTCTGCAACCGGACTTCGGAACCGCGGTTTCCTTTTTACCGATTCTTTTTACGATGCTCTTTCTCGGAGGAGCGGACATTCTTCATATCGGGTCCTTGCTCGCTTTCGGAGGAATCACATTGATGGTTCCTATGTTCGTGGAATATTCCAGACTGACTTTGATAAACGACATCTCGGACTTTTTACAAAGAACCGGAAAGACAGATCTTTTATCCGTGGTCAATCGACTCGGAGGAAAGATCTGGCTCGCACTCGACGGTAAGGATTTAAAAGCCGCGAACCTCACACCCAAGACGTTAAACGCTCTTAAAGAAGTCGTGGATCAAGTCGTTGAAGTGGAAGGCGGATTTTTCTTTAAGATTTTATCCAATCAAAAACTTCTTCTGACTTTCGGAGCGATCTTTTTGATCGCGAGTCTCGTGATGGTGGGAATCAGAATTGCGAGAGGAAGCAGAACATTAAGACAATATTATATTCCTCTCGGGATCTTAGGAATCAGTCTGATTTCCGCGGTGATCGTTATGAAAACGGTTCCGTTCCGTGAAAATCAGGTCGTTCGTCTGACCGCGTTCTTAAATCCGGAAGAATTCAAACAAGGTGCGGGTTATCAATTGCGCGCGTCCAAACCCGCGGTCGGTTCCGGAAGATTTTTCGGAAAAGGAATTATGAACGCGGAAATGACCGAGGGAAGAATTCCTCACGTTCCGGAATCCAGCACCGACTTTATCTTCGCTTCTTGGGCGGAACAAACCGGGTTTTTGGGTTCGGTTTTCTTATTGTTCTTTTTATTTTCGATTCCTCTGCGCGGACTTCAGATCAGTTACGAAAGTAAGGATAGATTCGGGTCCCTTCTCGCTTCCGGGATCGTGGCGCTTCTTTTTTATCACATGGCGATCAACATAGGAATCGTCATCGGTCTTATGCCCGTGACCGGGATTCCTTTATCGTTTATGAGTTATGGCGGATCGCACTTGATCATGTCCATGACTGCGGTGGGAATCATTCTTTCCATCAAGAGTAGAAAACACGCGAACTAA
- the mrdA gene encoding penicillin-binding protein 2: MLGGAQSASEYRLERSFRLRLYIFSGLVVFTLAAFIFQLFNLQIFNGTDNALKAEKFVRKSEIMPAARGQMFDRNFLTPETSMALVSNYSSLDAVLNTSLFKYDPASVKTFIHEFARTLSIPISYYEDELIEPRFSRNLKSKKPIVLLEGITTAQQERISVFDNISKYIILLPSPRRIYKMGPALAHVTGYIGKPTRDDLVAGEIKSYQYLGKNGLELEYDSELRGMDGFRIQKRSSEGNIEEERVVEHSSPGNNLILTIDKDIQIAAHKALKGSRGTAIAVKVATGEILAMASNPSYDPNILSGKNKADRTGHFKRVKDNGGFLNLAIQSKFPPASTYKTLVALAALESQHKIGYTPETSYSCNGSFVLKSTFAGVPDQVFMCWEKGGHGTNDLAHALQKSCSVYFYNLGYKLGSDAILNYSRLFGLENKSKVDLPGEITGFVPSSAWKKRTYGTKWFDGDTINLSIGQGFISSTPMGMALFYMGLLNRGQIYQPYVVSEIRDPVDNSIINRTTPQILRDIPINQSSVEAIKEGLKLVVKSGTAAYVLNKPFLPDIAGKTGTAQTRRRGASGSNHAWFVGYAPANAPASEQVLIVVFVEYGVGGAAGAAPVAREMFHAAFPPGTFKKSQDIAPPSSPSTGQEGTLEAR, encoded by the coding sequence TTGTTAGGCGGAGCGCAGTCTGCGTCGGAATACCGTCTTGAAAGAAGTTTCCGTCTTCGTCTTTATATCTTTTCCGGGCTCGTAGTTTTTACGTTAGCCGCGTTTATCTTTCAGTTATTCAATCTTCAGATTTTTAACGGAACGGACAACGCTCTCAAAGCGGAGAAGTTCGTAAGAAAGAGCGAGATCATGCCCGCGGCCCGCGGCCAGATGTTCGATCGAAACTTTCTTACGCCGGAAACTTCGATGGCTCTTGTTTCGAATTATTCCTCTTTGGACGCCGTTTTAAATACGTCCCTGTTCAAATACGATCCGGCTTCCGTAAAAACGTTCATTCACGAATTTGCAAGAACCCTTTCGATTCCGATCTCGTATTACGAAGACGAACTGATCGAACCTCGTTTTTCTAGAAATCTTAAATCCAAAAAACCGATCGTCCTTTTAGAAGGTATCACAACCGCTCAACAGGAAAGAATATCAGTATTCGATAATATATCAAAATACATCATTCTTCTTCCTTCTCCGAGAAGAATCTACAAGATGGGACCCGCGCTCGCGCACGTCACGGGTTATATCGGAAAACCCACAAGAGACGATCTTGTAGCGGGAGAAATTAAATCCTATCAGTATCTCGGTAAGAACGGTCTCGAACTAGAATACGATTCCGAACTTCGGGGTATGGACGGATTTAGAATTCAAAAACGAAGTTCCGAAGGGAACATCGAAGAAGAACGTGTCGTGGAACATTCTTCTCCGGGCAATAATCTTATCTTAACGATCGACAAGGACATTCAGATCGCCGCGCACAAGGCGCTCAAAGGAAGTAGAGGAACCGCGATCGCGGTTAAGGTCGCAACAGGAGAAATTCTCGCGATGGCTTCCAATCCGAGTTACGATCCGAACATTCTTTCCGGTAAGAATAAAGCCGATCGAACCGGTCACTTCAAACGCGTAAAGGATAACGGTGGATTTTTAAATCTTGCGATTCAATCCAAGTTTCCTCCCGCGTCGACATACAAAACGTTAGTCGCTCTTGCGGCTCTGGAAAGCCAACATAAGATCGGTTATACGCCGGAGACTTCTTATTCCTGCAACGGTAGTTTCGTATTGAAGTCCACGTTCGCGGGTGTTCCCGATCAGGTGTTTATGTGTTGGGAAAAGGGCGGTCACGGAACCAACGATCTCGCACACGCTCTTCAAAAATCCTGTTCGGTTTATTTTTACAATCTCGGATACAAGCTCGGTTCCGATGCGATCTTGAATTACTCCCGTCTTTTCGGATTGGAAAACAAATCTAAGGTCGATCTTCCGGGGGAGATCACCGGTTTTGTTCCTTCTTCCGCTTGGAAAAAAAGAACATACGGAACCAAGTGGTTCGACGGGGACACGATCAACTTATCCATCGGTCAGGGTTTTATCTCGTCTACTCCGATGGGGATGGCCTTGTTTTATATGGGCTTGCTCAATCGAGGACAGATCTATCAACCGTATGTAGTGAGCGAGATTCGAGATCCGGTGGATAACTCCATCATCAACAGAACCACTCCTCAAATTTTAAGAGACATTCCGATCAATCAATCTTCCGTGGAAGCGATCAAGGAAGGATTGAAACTGGTCGTAAAAAGCGGAACCGCCGCATACGTTTTAAACAAACCGTTCTTACCCGATATCGCGGGTAAAACGGGAACGGCTCAAACCAGAAGAAGGGGCGCCTCCGGTTCCAACCACGCTTGGTTCGTAGGATACGCGCCCGCTAACGCACCCGCCAGCGAACAGGTGTTAATCGTCGTGTTCGTGGAATACGGAGTCGGTGGGGCCGCAGGGGCCGCGCCGGTTGCAAGAGAAATGTTTCACGCCGCGTTCCCGCCGGGAACATTCAAAAAATCGCAAGATATAGCTCCGCCTTCTTCACCGTCGACCGGACAGGAGGGAACGCTTGAAGCCAGATAA
- the mreC gene encoding rod shape-determining protein MreC: MLWFQLSRSKETVSLLFCVLFSILSLTFRSNVIVRGIASFQRVGDIVSGSIDSFGGFFKGAYNKLESFETVRKERDSCVAVMEDYKLLPQDLEKANRENDTLRKELRFQSRQKYASLKAEVLSVRLNSIYRTIIIDKGADAGLKPYMPVTARAVDQKGAIIEALVGKVIAVTGGSAVVQPLINSNFNMGVSMPDTNLWANLSGNSGRGTEALLNYIDSGIIIDPRVFGEYPMGPSEMIQYTESLSKIGKPVYTSGGGGVFPAGIPVGIITEEGQRNGSFKTAFLKPFVRFEMLESVTIILKLPEKWLETWPEGQNITIENPYFGELNYPGEDRQKDNQSKNPLPPNGNKPQTTVPKNPGAAPSEDDLQ; this comes from the coding sequence ATGTTATGGTTTCAACTCAGCCGAAGTAAAGAGACTGTTTCTCTCCTCTTTTGCGTTCTATTCTCCATTCTTTCCTTAACCTTTCGAAGCAACGTAATCGTACGAGGAATCGCAAGTTTCCAAAGAGTCGGAGATATCGTATCCGGCTCCATCGATTCCTTCGGTGGATTTTTCAAAGGCGCATACAACAAGTTAGAATCTTTTGAAACCGTTCGTAAGGAACGGGATTCTTGCGTAGCGGTCATGGAAGATTATAAACTTCTTCCACAAGATTTGGAAAAAGCGAATCGGGAGAATGATACTCTTCGTAAAGAACTTCGTTTTCAAAGCAGACAAAAATACGCGAGCTTAAAGGCGGAAGTTTTATCCGTTCGATTGAATTCGATTTATAGAACCATCATCATCGATAAAGGTGCGGACGCGGGTCTCAAACCTTATATGCCCGTGACCGCAAGAGCGGTGGATCAAAAAGGCGCGATCATCGAAGCGCTTGTCGGTAAAGTCATCGCGGTCACCGGCGGATCTGCGGTCGTACAACCGCTCATCAACTCCAACTTCAACATGGGAGTATCGATGCCCGATACGAATCTTTGGGCCAATCTTTCCGGAAACTCGGGAAGAGGAACCGAAGCTCTTTTGAATTATATCGACAGCGGAATCATCATCGACCCGAGAGTGTTCGGAGAATATCCGATGGGACCGAGCGAGATGATTCAATACACCGAGTCCTTGAGTAAGATCGGAAAACCGGTTTATACTTCGGGTGGGGGTGGAGTTTTTCCCGCGGGAATTCCTGTGGGAATCATTACCGAAGAAGGACAACGAAACGGAAGTTTCAAAACCGCATTCTTAAAACCGTTCGTTCGATTCGAAATGCTCGAAAGTGTAACCATCATTCTCAAGTTACCCGAAAAATGGCTCGAGACTTGGCCGGAAGGACAAAACATCACGATCGAAAATCCGTATTTCGGAGAACTCAATTATCCGGGAGAAGATCGTCAAAAAGACAATCAATCCAAGAATCCTCTTCCACCTAACGGCAATAAGCCGCAGACGACCGTGCCTAAGAATCCCGGTGCGGCTCCGAGCGAGGACGACCTGCAATGA
- the mreD gene encoding rod shape-determining protein MreD has protein sequence MILEKLVIAVGILIAHFLNGSNLFEIGSAIKPDFMILLVLFFALRRGPLYGLWIGFFGGLLTDSGLGGEIAVGNVVTYKIGLHSLTFCLIGYLVGKFARSAYHENYLSITIYSLLITFVTRIATYYLFSLFFHENMSYSLFFTSIFNALIAPAFFYALTWIYQLDHMGDA, from the coding sequence ATGATCTTAGAAAAACTAGTTATCGCGGTCGGTATCTTAATCGCGCACTTCTTAAACGGTTCGAATCTTTTCGAGATCGGCTCCGCGATCAAACCGGACTTTATGATTCTTCTCGTGTTGTTTTTTGCGCTTCGAAGAGGTCCGCTCTATGGACTTTGGATCGGATTTTTCGGAGGTCTTTTGACGGACTCCGGTCTCGGCGGTGAAATCGCAGTAGGCAACGTCGTAACGTATAAGATCGGTTTGCATTCTTTGACGTTTTGTCTGATCGGATATTTGGTCGGTAAGTTCGCACGCTCCGCGTATCACGAGAATTATCTTTCGATCACGATCTATTCTCTACTGATCACCTTCGTAACGAGAATCGCGACGTATTATCTATTCTCCCTTTTCTTTCACGAGAATATGAGTTATTCCTTATTCTTCACTTCCATTTTCAACGCGCTGATCGCGCCCGCGTTCTTTTACGCTTTGACTTGGATCTATCAACTGGATCACATGGGGGACGCGTAA
- a CDS encoding 6-carboxytetrahydropterin synthase, which produces MFFEESGRFYVRIEERFESSHFLYRYFPDGSDEPIHGHSWKVELYLSGKKNIGEDGISFDFLTSKQKLKELVAKLDHILINDLEEFKTTNPTSENIARWFYYYLKESVHAAGGKVDRIVIHEGPENLAYFEPTSLS; this is translated from the coding sequence ATGTTTTTTGAAGAATCCGGAAGATTTTACGTTAGAATCGAGGAGCGGTTTGAATCCTCTCATTTCCTATACCGGTATTTTCCGGACGGTTCGGACGAACCCATTCACGGACATTCCTGGAAAGTGGAATTGTATCTGTCAGGAAAAAAGAATATCGGTGAAGACGGGATCAGTTTCGACTTCCTCACTTCCAAACAAAAGCTCAAAGAACTCGTAGCAAAATTGGATCATATTCTCATCAACGATCTGGAAGAATTTAAGACGACCAATCCGACTTCCGAAAACATAGCGCGTTGGTTTTACTACTATCTCAAAGAAAGTGTGCATGCCGCGGGTGGAAAAGTCGATCGAATCGTGATCCACGAAGGCCCCGAGAACTTAGCTTATTTCGAGCCAACGTCGCTCTCGTAA
- a CDS encoding DUF1858 domain-containing protein, whose translation MTEVVKPRFYKEMTVGEAMAVHPEAGLVFSSYHLGGCSHCSINELETIEQVCMGYGVEVDVLIESLNNLLEDSED comes from the coding sequence ATGACAGAAGTGGTCAAGCCAAGATTTTATAAGGAAATGACTGTCGGTGAGGCTATGGCTGTTCACCCGGAAGCGGGGCTTGTTTTTTCGAGCTACCATTTAGGCGGTTGCTCTCACTGCTCCATAAACGAACTCGAAACCATCGAGCAAGTTTGTATGGGTTACGGCGTGGAAGTGGATGTTCTGATTGAAAGCCTGAACAATCTTCTCGAAGACTCGGAAGATTAA
- a CDS encoding Ppx/GppA phosphatase family protein: protein MVQEKPLAAIDLGTNSFHMIIVRVRTNGTFEAIAREKESVRLGNRLQEGGPIDPDSFRRGIDCLKRFKVLAENAGAEIRAVATSALREASNQEEFLEAAYQEAGISIDVVSGYEEARLIYFGILQGIPVFDRKIMMIDIGGGSTEILVGHRGNILFSKSFKLGAIRLTEKFFKEETLSNSDIRKCRLYIEEMLLPFRKILRDLKPDLVVGSSGTIQSIAGMILAARGETEEIPLNNFSFVTPEFKKIRNLILEADTSKKRAKIPGLDAKRADIIVGGTLILEEIFDLANVPALTVSEFALREGIVYDAIRKWEHFENTEHSKHLDDIRQTAVHNFMRAFSRDEEYSQHVAELSLQIFDQLKGLHKLGQEQRELLEAASLLHEIGQSISHSAYHKHSYYMIRNSEMLVGFTFLEIEIIALTARYHRKNTPKPKHREFNKIAEKNRSLVLQLSAILRISSALNRNRGGLVSSVICKIEKNRIQFALKTSKGYDPSLEIWAAEEQKEAFEETFGYSVVFTTAP from the coding sequence ATGGTTCAGGAAAAACCTCTCGCGGCCATCGACCTCGGCACCAATTCATTCCACATGATCATCGTTCGAGTTCGTACAAACGGAACCTTCGAAGCCATCGCTAGAGAAAAAGAATCCGTTCGTTTAGGGAATCGTCTGCAGGAAGGCGGACCGATCGATCCGGATTCGTTTCGAAGAGGCATCGATTGTCTAAAACGATTCAAGGTCCTCGCCGAAAACGCGGGAGCCGAGATCAGAGCGGTTGCTACAAGCGCGTTAAGAGAGGCTTCCAATCAGGAAGAATTCTTAGAAGCCGCTTATCAAGAAGCCGGTATATCCATCGATGTAGTGAGCGGTTACGAAGAAGCTCGTTTGATCTACTTCGGAATCCTCCAAGGCATCCCCGTTTTCGATCGAAAGATCATGATGATCGATATAGGCGGCGGAAGTACGGAGATTTTAGTCGGACATAGAGGCAACATTCTATTTTCCAAAAGTTTTAAGTTAGGGGCCATCCGACTCACCGAAAAATTCTTCAAAGAAGAAACACTTTCCAACTCCGATATCCGAAAGTGCAGACTTTATATCGAAGAAATGCTCCTTCCGTTTCGAAAAATTCTCCGGGATTTAAAACCCGACTTGGTCGTGGGTTCTTCGGGAACGATCCAATCGATCGCGGGAATGATTCTCGCGGCGAGAGGTGAAACCGAAGAGATACCCTTGAATAACTTCTCGTTCGTAACACCCGAATTTAAAAAGATCCGCAACCTGATCTTAGAAGCGGACACTTCCAAAAAAAGGGCCAAGATCCCGGGCCTCGACGCGAAACGAGCGGACATCATCGTGGGCGGAACCTTGATCCTCGAGGAAATTTTCGATCTCGCAAACGTCCCCGCGTTGACCGTTTCCGAGTTCGCACTTCGGGAAGGAATCGTCTACGACGCGATCCGTAAATGGGAACACTTCGAGAACACGGAACATTCCAAACACCTGGATGATATTCGTCAGACTGCGGTTCACAACTTTATGCGCGCCTTTTCCCGAGACGAAGAATATTCCCAACACGTAGCCGAGTTGAGTCTTCAGATCTTCGACCAACTGAAAGGTCTTCACAAACTCGGACAGGAACAACGCGAACTTTTGGAAGCCGCTTCTCTGTTGCATGAGATCGGACAATCGATCTCTCATTCCGCGTATCACAAACACAGTTATTATATGATTCGAAACTCGGAGATGCTCGTTGGTTTTACGTTTCTAGAAATCGAAATCATCGCTCTTACCGCGCGTTATCATAGAAAGAATACTCCGAAGCCGAAACACAGGGAGTTCAATAAAATCGCGGAGAAAAACCGAAGCCTGGTTTTACAACTTTCCGCGATCTTAAGAATCAGCTCCGCGTTAAACCGAAATCGAGGCGGGCTCGTTTCCTCCGTGATCTGCAAGATCGAAAAAAATCGAATCCAGTTCGCATTAAAAACGAGCAAGGGTTACGATCCTTCTTTGGAGATCTGGGCCGCGGAAGAACAAAAAGAAGCCTTCGAGGAAACCTTCGGTTACTCGGTCGTGTTTACGACCGCTCCGTAA